The bacterium genome has a segment encoding these proteins:
- a CDS encoding NADH:ubiquinone oxidoreductase, which yields MDQLTVGIFGLTGCAGDQLTLLNCEDELLAIAGKVRMKSFKMASTTEVGGEIEVAFVEGSVCQPRDLALLREVRGRAHNLVALGTCACFGGVAAMDQRLDPEILKEKVYGTEGDLFAIQRARPLSTYVDVDFMLPGCPVEKEQLLETISCLLKGSFPEIPTTPVCADCRIRENVCLVIEKEQVCCGALTRGGCKARCPSLDVPCLGCRGPVEDAYYRAEMEFLAARGVTREVVRKEMLLFSTPAGMGERLEKEFD from the coding sequence GTGGATCAGCTGACGGTCGGCATCTTCGGCCTTACCGGATGCGCCGGAGACCAGCTGACCCTCCTCAACTGCGAGGATGAGCTGCTCGCCATCGCCGGAAAAGTCCGCATGAAATCGTTCAAAATGGCCTCCACCACAGAAGTGGGAGGAGAGATCGAGGTCGCTTTCGTGGAGGGATCCGTCTGCCAGCCCCGGGACCTTGCCCTGCTCAGGGAGGTCCGTGGCCGTGCCCATAACCTTGTGGCCCTGGGTACCTGCGCCTGTTTCGGTGGTGTGGCTGCCATGGACCAGCGGCTCGATCCGGAGATCCTCAAGGAGAAAGTGTACGGAACCGAAGGGGATCTGTTCGCGATCCAGAGGGCCAGGCCGCTTTCCACCTATGTGGATGTGGATTTCATGCTGCCCGGGTGCCCGGTGGAAAAGGAGCAGCTTCTGGAGACAATATCGTGTCTCCTGAAAGGAAGCTTTCCGGAGATCCCAACGACCCCCGTTTGCGCCGACTGCCGGATCCGGGAAAACGTCTGCCTGGTCATCGAAAAGGAACAGGTATGCTGCGGCGCCCTGACCCGGGGGGGGTGCAAAGCCCGCTGCCCGAGCCTGGATGTTCCCTGCCTCGGCTGCCGGGGACCGGTGGAGGACGCTTATTACCGGGCGGAGATGGAGTTCCTGGCCGCAAGGGGGGTGACCAGGGAAGTCGTTCGGAAGGAGATGCTGCTCTTCTCGACCCCGGCCGGAATGGGGGAGAGGCTGGAAAAGGAGTTCGACTAG
- a CDS encoding Ni/Fe hydrogenase subunit alpha, whose product MGDKIIEIKHLTRVEGHGGITVFLDGGKVRDVHMDIFEGGRFYEALVRGKPYHTLAPIVSRVCAICSASHAVCAQIAVEDAFGIEISPRTRLLRDLLLQGENIESHALHLFLLVLPDYLGYPSALDMARDHGHAARMGLALKQLGNLIQETVGGRAVHPPNVLVGGFGRMPSPSALENLVEKVRMGMEMIPILVELMAGIPVPRVLEEETVYLALLPPEGYGFVSRRIAASDGSTYSVEEFASICHERVVSHSHAKQSLYSKRPFAVGAQSRVVLAGDRLEGQARVALDRFGGQQGPFGQGNPLFNGLAQAVELVYSLETAARNLQMLLDGAFPTEEKRPEIVPRSGTGIGLIEAPRGILYHQYEFDEEGTIVDADIITPTAQNLSNIERDLRLITERYGSMIGRDGLLLPGMAPLNGKDLPFLLQVIARAYDPCISCSVH is encoded by the coding sequence TTGGGTGATAAAATCATTGAAATAAAACACCTGACGAGGGTCGAGGGACACGGGGGAATAACAGTGTTCCTTGACGGAGGCAAGGTCCGGGATGTCCACATGGACATCTTCGAGGGCGGCAGGTTCTACGAAGCCCTCGTCAGGGGCAAACCGTATCACACCCTGGCCCCCATCGTTTCAAGGGTCTGCGCCATCTGCAGCGCATCCCACGCGGTGTGCGCCCAGATAGCCGTGGAGGATGCCTTCGGCATCGAGATCTCCCCCAGGACCCGGCTGCTCAGGGACCTTCTGCTCCAGGGGGAGAACATCGAGAGCCATGCCCTCCACCTTTTTCTCCTGGTACTTCCTGACTACCTGGGGTACCCGTCGGCCCTCGACATGGCCAGGGACCACGGCCACGCCGCCAGGATGGGGCTCGCCCTTAAACAGCTGGGGAACCTTATCCAGGAGACCGTGGGAGGACGGGCCGTCCATCCTCCCAACGTCCTGGTGGGCGGTTTCGGCAGGATGCCTTCCCCTTCGGCCCTCGAAAACCTGGTGGAGAAGGTCAGGATGGGGATGGAGATGATCCCCATCCTCGTGGAACTCATGGCCGGGATCCCCGTACCACGGGTCCTGGAGGAGGAGACGGTCTACCTCGCCCTCCTCCCGCCTGAAGGTTACGGGTTCGTGTCACGGCGGATCGCGGCCTCCGACGGTTCTACATACAGTGTCGAAGAGTTCGCTTCGATTTGCCATGAACGTGTCGTTTCACACTCCCATGCCAAACAGTCCCTGTACTCGAAACGCCCTTTTGCAGTGGGCGCCCAGTCCAGAGTCGTTCTGGCAGGAGACAGGCTGGAGGGGCAGGCCAGGGTCGCCCTCGACCGGTTTGGCGGTCAGCAAGGGCCCTTCGGTCAAGGGAACCCGCTGTTCAACGGGCTGGCGCAGGCCGTTGAACTTGTCTATTCTCTCGAGACCGCGGCCAGGAACCTGCAGATGCTCCTGGATGGCGCATTTCCAACGGAAGAAAAACGGCCGGAGATCGTCCCCCGCTCCGGAACAGGTATCGGGCTCATCGAGGCGCCGAGAGGGATCCTCTACCATCAGTACGAGTTCGATGAAGAGGGCACTATCGTGGACGCCGACATCATCACCCCCACCGCCCAGAACCTGTCCAACATCGAGCGGGACCTCCGGCTGATCACCGAGAGATACGGTTCAATGATCGGGAGGGACGGACTCCTGCTGCCGGGGATGGCCCCCCTGAACGGAAAGGATCTGCCGTTCCTCCTCCAGGTCATCGCCCGCGCCTACGACCCCTGCATTTCCTGTTCCGTTCACTGA
- a CDS encoding FAD/NAD(P)-binding protein, whose product MNNLYLTADWTILEIREIIPGHFFVSLSPSGGGGVPEYSPGQFFQISVHGIGEAPVSVSSSPTRPGTLEMCIRKVGRLTAAIAGLRAGNRVGIRGPFGNGFPLERMRGNDLVLLAGGLGIVPLRSLVNYAVDLPGEFGQVTVLYGAGTDAQLLFIDDLLGLSRDINIQLIVQEITGAGPYEERFGDRTGFVTDLIPGSVTRPTRTFAAMCGPPVFYRYAVSALLAEGLSKRLVYMSLERRMECGIGKCGHCGVGYRYTCVDGPIFNYWDAFNMPELIEMREGEPWIS is encoded by the coding sequence ATGAATAACCTCTACCTTACGGCCGACTGGACCATCCTCGAGATCAGGGAGATCATCCCTGGCCACTTTTTCGTTTCCCTCTCTCCCAGCGGGGGAGGCGGTGTCCCTGAATACAGTCCCGGACAGTTTTTCCAGATTTCCGTTCACGGTATCGGGGAGGCTCCCGTCTCGGTGTCGTCGAGCCCCACACGCCCGGGAACCCTGGAGATGTGCATCCGCAAGGTTGGACGGCTGACGGCGGCGATAGCCGGGCTGAGAGCAGGCAACCGCGTGGGGATCAGGGGACCCTTCGGCAACGGTTTTCCGCTGGAAAGGATGCGGGGGAATGACCTCGTCCTCCTGGCCGGCGGGCTGGGGATAGTGCCCCTGCGATCTCTGGTGAACTACGCTGTCGACCTGCCGGGAGAGTTCGGCCAGGTGACCGTTCTGTATGGAGCCGGTACCGACGCCCAACTCCTGTTTATCGACGATCTCCTGGGCCTTTCCAGGGACATCAATATCCAGCTTATCGTTCAGGAGATAACGGGAGCCGGTCCCTACGAGGAACGGTTCGGAGACAGAACGGGTTTTGTCACCGACCTTATCCCGGGGTCGGTCACCAGGCCCACCCGGACCTTCGCGGCCATGTGCGGGCCGCCGGTCTTCTATCGGTATGCCGTGAGCGCTCTTCTGGCGGAAGGACTCAGCAAGAGGCTCGTCTACATGTCCCTGGAACGGCGCATGGAATGCGGGATCGGCAAGTGCGGGCACTGCGGTGTTGGTTACCGCTATACGTGTGTGGACGGTCCTATCTTCAACTACTGGGACGCTTTCAATATGCCGGAGCTTATCGAAATGAGAGAAGGAGAGCCGTGGATCAGCTGA